Proteins encoded by one window of Gordonia jinghuaiqii:
- the greA gene encoding transcription elongation factor GreA: MTDTQVTWLTQESHDRLKGELDSLIANRPVIAAEINERREEGDLKENGGYHAAREEQGQQEARIRQLQELLNNAKVGEAPTQSGVALPGSVVTVYYDGDEKDTETFLIATREESGQGGLETYSPSSPLGAALIDAKVGETREYSVPSGATVKVTLVSAEPYHG, encoded by the coding sequence ATGACCGACACCCAGGTGACCTGGCTGACACAAGAGTCGCACGACCGCCTCAAGGGCGAGCTCGACTCTTTGATCGCCAACCGTCCGGTCATTGCCGCCGAGATCAATGAGCGTCGCGAAGAAGGCGATCTCAAGGAGAACGGCGGTTACCACGCGGCGCGCGAGGAGCAGGGCCAGCAAGAGGCCCGCATCCGTCAGCTGCAGGAACTGTTGAACAACGCCAAGGTCGGCGAGGCACCCACCCAGTCCGGTGTGGCCCTCCCCGGTTCCGTCGTCACCGTCTACTACGACGGCGACGAGAAGGACACCGAGACCTTCCTGATCGCCACTCGCGAAGAGAGCGGCCAGGGCGGTCTGGAGACCTACTCCCCCAGTTCCCCGCTCGGCGCCGCACTGATCGACGCCAAGGTCGGCGAGACGCGCGAGTACTCCGTGCCCAGCGGAGCCACCGTCAAGGTGACTCTCGTCAGCGCGGAGCCCTACCACGGCTGA
- a CDS encoding SRPBCC family protein, which produces MARSYPLETFDLDFFDEAPVRHVIDVRLPVTPQRAWAEFTRQHTLDWCRAIKTIEFTSPAPYGPGTTRKAVLGPGYVTLEEHFFDWTENADEGHYRNGFRVERANVPGIRRFGEATEISPTDAGCRLRWTFALELPTTSRAVTAFSGPASSTVYKTIEADTLKYFAHLDPAQ; this is translated from the coding sequence ATGGCACGTTCGTACCCGCTGGAAACCTTCGACCTCGACTTCTTCGACGAGGCACCCGTCCGACACGTCATCGACGTCCGTCTGCCGGTCACCCCGCAGCGCGCCTGGGCGGAGTTCACCCGTCAGCACACTCTCGACTGGTGTCGTGCGATCAAGACGATCGAGTTCACCTCGCCTGCGCCGTACGGTCCGGGCACCACGCGCAAAGCGGTCCTCGGGCCGGGATACGTCACACTCGAAGAGCACTTCTTCGACTGGACGGAGAACGCCGACGAGGGCCACTACCGCAACGGATTCCGCGTGGAGCGAGCCAACGTACCGGGCATCCGCCGCTTCGGTGAGGCCACCGAGATCTCGCCCACCGATGCGGGCTGCCGTCTCAGATGGACGTTCGCCCTGGAGCTGCCGACCACCTCCCGCGCGGTCACCGCCTTCTCGGGTCCGGCGTCCTCGACCGTGTACAAGACCATCGAAGCCGACACTCTCAAGTACTTCGCCCATCTCGACCCTGCGCAGTAG
- a CDS encoding Ltp family lipoprotein, whose translation MTSEQLNAVAKAREYSSLMAFSKSGLIEQLEYEGFSYADSAYAVNLPVDFGLTGRLRSRSAGRVEVCRSGSVAARPHK comes from the coding sequence GTGACGTCGGAGCAGTTGAACGCAGTCGCCAAGGCGCGGGAATACTCATCACTGATGGCGTTCTCGAAGTCCGGGCTGATCGAACAGCTGGAGTACGAGGGCTTCTCATACGCAGACTCGGCGTACGCGGTGAACTTACCGGTGGACTTCGGACTGACCGGCAGACTTCGATCGAGGTCTGCCGGTCGGGTTGAGGTCTGCCGGTCAGGCTCGGTCGCCGCGCGACCGCACAAGTGA
- a CDS encoding DUF4352 domain-containing protein — MTDPQNPQNPQPGQPGQTPQYGQTPQYGQPVQPGQQYGQPLQPGAPQYGAPQYGAPPQPYPTPPAKKKKKWPWILGAVVVLLIIIIATTSGGGSDDSGNTAGSGNSTSSDEGGSDNAGSDNGGSGDDESAPGLNTPVRDGKFEFVVSKVEPGLASVGDNPYLTEQAQGQFVVVTLTVKNTSDEPYSFSPTGQKLIDAQDRSFEPDTMAQIALGGSDIPVWDNINPGNAVTVKLVYDMPKDATPASIELHDSMFSGGVKVDLA, encoded by the coding sequence ATGACCGACCCCCAGAACCCCCAGAACCCCCAGCCGGGCCAGCCCGGCCAGACTCCCCAGTACGGCCAGACTCCCCAGTACGGTCAGCCCGTGCAGCCGGGCCAGCAGTACGGTCAGCCGCTGCAACCGGGAGCGCCCCAGTACGGAGCGCCCCAGTACGGCGCTCCGCCGCAGCCGTACCCGACCCCTCCGGCGAAAAAGAAGAAGAAGTGGCCCTGGATCCTCGGTGCCGTGGTGGTGCTGCTGATCATCATCATCGCGACCACGTCCGGCGGTGGCTCCGACGATTCGGGCAACACCGCAGGCTCGGGCAATTCGACTTCGTCGGATGAGGGCGGTTCGGACAATGCCGGTTCGGACAACGGCGGTTCCGGTGACGACGAGTCGGCTCCCGGCCTGAACACCCCGGTGCGCGACGGCAAATTCGAGTTCGTGGTGTCCAAGGTCGAGCCGGGGCTGGCGTCGGTGGGGGACAACCCGTACCTCACGGAGCAGGCGCAGGGCCAGTTCGTCGTCGTGACCTTGACGGTCAAGAACACCTCGGACGAGCCTTACAGCTTCTCCCCGACGGGGCAGAAGCTGATCGACGCCCAGGATCGCAGTTTCGAGCCGGACACGATGGCCCAGATCGCACTCGGAGGATCAGATATCCCCGTGTGGGACAACATCAACCCCGGCAATGCCGTGACCGTCAAGTTGGTCTACGACATGCCCAAGGATGCGACGCCCGCATCGATCGAGCTGCATGACTCGATGTTCTCCGGGGGCGTGAAGGTCGATCTCGCCTGA